In one window of Meiothermus sp. DNA:
- the eno gene encoding phosphopyruvate hydratase codes for MTTILEIKGREVLDSRGNPTVEAEVVLESGARGRAMVPSGASTGAHEAVELRDGGPRFGGKGVLRAVAAINERIADEVIGLDALNQEAVDKTLLELDGTANKGNLGANAMLAVSLATAHAAADALGLPLYRYLGGVQGVTLPVPLMNVINGGKHADNNVDFQEFMLVPGGLPTFSEALRAGVETFHALKSVLKAKGYNTNVGDEGGFAPDLKSNVEAVEVLLSAIEKAGYKPGQDIALALDPASSEFYRDGKYVLEADGKSLTGPEMVAYWENWVNQYPIVSIEDGLAEDDWETWKLLTERLGQRTQLVGDDLFVTNPAILQRGIEMGVGNSILVKVNQIGTLSETLEAIRLAHRSGYTTILSHRSGETEDNTIADIAVAVNAGQIKTGSASRSDRLAKYNQLLRIEEELGSGARFLGFGAFKR; via the coding sequence ATGACCACAATTCTAGAAATCAAAGGACGGGAAGTACTCGACTCCCGCGGCAACCCCACCGTCGAGGCCGAGGTGGTGCTAGAGTCCGGGGCCCGTGGGCGGGCCATGGTGCCCTCCGGGGCTTCAACCGGAGCCCACGAGGCGGTCGAGCTGCGGGACGGCGGCCCCCGCTTTGGCGGTAAAGGGGTGTTGCGGGCGGTGGCCGCCATCAACGAGCGTATTGCCGACGAAGTTATAGGGCTGGATGCGCTCAACCAGGAAGCTGTGGACAAAACCCTGCTGGAACTCGATGGTACCGCCAACAAAGGCAATCTGGGGGCCAATGCCATGCTGGCGGTCTCGCTGGCCACGGCCCACGCAGCTGCCGACGCACTGGGCCTGCCGCTATACCGCTACCTGGGTGGGGTGCAGGGGGTGACCCTGCCGGTGCCCCTGATGAACGTGATCAACGGGGGGAAGCACGCCGATAACAACGTGGACTTCCAGGAGTTCATGCTGGTGCCGGGTGGGCTGCCGACCTTCAGCGAGGCGCTGCGGGCCGGGGTAGAGACCTTCCACGCCCTCAAATCGGTCTTGAAGGCCAAAGGCTACAACACCAACGTGGGGGACGAGGGGGGGTTTGCCCCCGACCTCAAGTCGAACGTAGAGGCGGTCGAGGTACTTCTGAGCGCCATCGAGAAGGCCGGTTACAAGCCCGGCCAGGACATTGCGCTGGCCCTCGACCCGGCCAGCTCGGAGTTCTATCGGGATGGCAAGTATGTGCTCGAGGCCGACGGCAAGTCGCTTACGGGCCCCGAGATGGTGGCTTACTGGGAAAACTGGGTGAACCAGTACCCCATTGTTTCCATCGAGGACGGGCTGGCCGAGGACGACTGGGAAACCTGGAAACTCCTGACCGAGCGATTGGGCCAGCGCACCCAACTCGTTGGCGACGACCTGTTTGTGACCAACCCGGCCATCCTGCAGCGTGGCATCGAGATGGGGGTGGGGAACTCTATCCTGGTTAAGGTCAACCAGATCGGTACCTTGAGCGAAACCCTCGAGGCCATCCGCCTGGCCCACCGCAGCGGCTACACCACCATCCTCTCGCACCGCTCGGGCGAGACCGAGGACAACACCATCGCCGATATCGCCGTGGCGGTCAATGCCGGCCAGATCAAGACCGGCTCGGCCAGCCGCTCGGATCGCCTGGCCAAGTACAACCAGCTCCTACGCATCGAGGAAGAACTGGGTTCTGGGGCCCGCTTCCTGGGCTTTGGAGCGTTCAAGAGATGA
- the dnaN gene encoding DNA polymerase III subunit beta, producing MEVRIPKRTLAEGLSILERIIPSRSSNPILTYLPIELSEQGLILRGTNGEVDLEVKLPAEIQGSGQVLVPAQTFAQIVRSAPGELIELVFGTGERSGERLELHSGAFNTQLSTTSPDGYPELAFKAPGSEKIAASRLAQAITRVRYAASTEEYRAIFRGVQLEMSPSSLRAVASDGFRLARYDLPMQLQTRKLVIPARSADEIVRVFKDAQGEVAFAVGEGTLTLVGEAVRMSVKLMEGEFPDYARVIPQSFVLEAILAAEALREGLKRVAVLSDRNNHRVNLLFNNGKLDIDAEGDYGRGREELAIDSSGEPQLMVAYNAQYLIDALAPIEGAVRIKLSGPTSPSVLQAVEDAGYLAVVVPLRV from the coding sequence GTGGAAGTTCGCATCCCCAAACGTACCCTTGCCGAAGGACTTTCCATCCTCGAGCGGATCATTCCCAGCCGCAGTTCAAACCCCATCCTGACCTATTTACCCATCGAACTGTCCGAGCAGGGTCTGATTCTACGCGGTACCAACGGCGAGGTAGACCTCGAGGTCAAGCTACCCGCCGAGATCCAGGGCTCCGGCCAGGTCCTGGTGCCGGCCCAGACCTTTGCACAGATTGTCCGAAGCGCCCCGGGGGAGCTGATAGAGCTGGTCTTTGGCACGGGTGAGCGGTCGGGGGAGCGCCTCGAGCTTCACTCGGGCGCCTTCAACACCCAGCTTTCCACCACCAGCCCCGATGGCTACCCCGAACTGGCCTTTAAGGCCCCTGGCTCTGAAAAGATTGCCGCCTCGCGCCTGGCCCAGGCCATCACCCGGGTGCGCTACGCAGCCAGCACCGAGGAGTATCGGGCCATTTTCCGGGGGGTACAGCTGGAGATGTCCCCCTCCAGCCTGCGGGCGGTCGCCTCCGACGGTTTCCGCTTGGCCCGCTACGACCTGCCCATGCAACTCCAAACCCGCAAGCTGGTGATCCCGGCCAGGAGCGCCGACGAGATTGTGCGGGTCTTCAAGGATGCCCAGGGGGAGGTGGCCTTTGCAGTGGGAGAGGGCACCCTGACCCTGGTGGGGGAGGCCGTTCGCATGTCGGTCAAGCTGATGGAAGGCGAATTCCCCGACTATGCACGGGTGATTCCACAAAGCTTTGTCCTGGAAGCCATCCTGGCTGCCGAGGCCCTGCGCGAGGGCCTCAAGCGGGTAGCGGTGCTGTCGGATCGCAACAACCACCGCGTTAATCTATTGTTCAACAATGGCAAGCTCGACATCGATGCCGAGGGAGATTACGGGCGGGGCAGGGAAGAGCTTGCCATCGATTCTTCGGGCGAACCCCAGCTTATGGTGGCCTACAACGCCCAGTACCTGATTGATGCGCTGGCCCCCATCGAGGGTGCCGTGCGGATCAAACTGTCCGGCCCCACCAGCCCCAGTGTGCTACAGGCTGTGGAGGATGCGGGTTATCTGGCTGTGGTGGTTCCCCTGCGGGTCTAG
- the pyk gene encoding pyruvate kinase — protein sequence MGLPKRTKIVATLGPASRSPEMVRALIEAGVDVFRLNFSHGMSDDHRESVHMIREASSALGRTVAILQDLQGPKIRCGRFREGAVELQAGQKFIITSEPIEGDETRVSTTYRGLPNDVAPGQILLLDDGNIRLRVEEVRLNDIHTTVIIGGRLSNNKGINIPGADLSIPALTDKDIDDIALGAELDVDWVAISFVRSRDDLLLARHYLTRHNSRARLMAKIEKPSAVARFDEILEEADGIMVARGDLGVEMPLEEVPAVQKRIILKAVQAGKAVITATQMLESMIKNPSPTRAEASDVANAIFDGTDAIMLSAETAAGQYPVEAVSFMSRVARTIEATQEYKDRLNALRPPANRTVQDAIARAVDDVVESTGAKAVVVFTATGGAARRVARTRPPVPILALTPNPHVRNQLALVSDVLPLLAPDPKDTDDMVEIAVAKAKETGLAEVGEYVVIAAGVPFGVRGTTNMIRVERVS from the coding sequence ATGGGACTTCCAAAACGAACCAAAATTGTGGCCACCCTGGGGCCCGCTTCGCGCTCGCCCGAGATGGTGCGCGCCCTGATCGAAGCCGGGGTGGACGTCTTCCGCCTCAACTTCTCCCACGGAATGTCCGACGACCACCGCGAATCGGTGCACATGATCCGGGAAGCCTCGAGCGCCCTGGGCCGCACGGTGGCCATCCTGCAAGACCTGCAGGGCCCCAAGATTCGCTGCGGGCGTTTCCGCGAGGGCGCGGTGGAGCTGCAGGCCGGGCAGAAGTTCATCATCACTTCTGAACCCATCGAGGGCGATGAGACCCGGGTTTCGACCACCTACCGGGGCCTGCCCAACGACGTAGCTCCGGGGCAGATACTGCTCCTGGACGACGGAAATATCCGCCTGCGGGTGGAGGAGGTTCGCCTCAACGATATCCACACTACCGTCATCATCGGGGGGCGGTTGTCCAACAACAAAGGCATCAACATTCCCGGGGCCGACCTCTCCATTCCGGCCCTGACCGATAAAGACATCGACGACATCGCCCTGGGGGCCGAGCTGGACGTAGACTGGGTGGCCATCAGCTTTGTGCGCAGCCGCGACGACCTGCTTTTAGCCCGCCACTACCTGACCCGCCATAACTCCCGCGCGCGGCTGATGGCCAAAATCGAAAAACCCAGTGCGGTGGCCCGCTTCGACGAGATTCTGGAAGAGGCCGATGGCATTATGGTAGCCCGCGGCGACCTGGGGGTGGAGATGCCCTTGGAGGAGGTGCCGGCGGTACAGAAGCGGATTATCCTCAAGGCCGTGCAGGCCGGCAAGGCGGTCATTACCGCTACCCAGATGCTCGAGTCCATGATTAAAAACCCCAGCCCCACCCGGGCTGAGGCCTCGGACGTGGCCAACGCCATCTTTGATGGCACCGACGCCATCATGCTTTCGGCGGAGACCGCCGCCGGGCAGTACCCGGTGGAAGCGGTCTCGTTTATGAGCCGGGTCGCCAGAACCATTGAGGCCACCCAGGAGTACAAAGACCGCCTGAATGCCCTGCGGCCCCCGGCCAACCGCACTGTGCAGGACGCCATCGCCCGGGCAGTGGACGACGTGGTGGAGTCCACTGGAGCCAAAGCGGTTGTGGTGTTTACGGCTACCGGCGGGGCGGCCCGCCGGGTGGCCCGCACCCGACCACCGGTACCCATTCTGGCCCTGACCCCCAACCCCCACGTGCGCAACCAGCTGGCCTTAGTTTCCGACGTATTGCCCCTTCTGGCTCCCGACCCCAAAGACACCGACGACATGGTGGAAATTGCCGTGGCCAAGGCCAAGGAGACCGGGCTGGCCGAGGTAGGTGAGTACGTGGTGATTGCTGCCGGCGTGCCCTTTGGGGTTCGTGGCACCACCAATATGATCCGGGTGGAGCGGGTGAGTTGA